The following are encoded together in the Leuconostoc mesenteroides subsp. mesenteroides ATCC 8293 genome:
- a CDS encoding MmgE/PrpD family protein, translating into MTEQKNLVSNTRKLAQLIVDSKFQIDELNVAKKCFVDYLASAYVSRNEPAVKRLFDTLKNAGPAKLLGQAGTASSDHAALFNGFAAHYNDFDDVQANFRGHPSVVIYSALLALADGTESADRFFEAYIVGVEIAGQIGFQVNPTHKLSGYHTTATLGTIAAAASLPFFKRFSLGQTIDILSFAATQAAGLGIEAGTDTKPMHAGLAAQRAVQSYQFVSSQLTTNQDVFNNQTGWVKIVVGQELDLDLIESTWLTPAQIITPGIWFKRHQFCSAAMSGYDAIKQGYLQGINIKNIKQVIFHFRPFGDKVLRYKQPLNGQEGKFSIEYIAWQILTFGDVNDELFDSSVSTEKFQEMSYLFKRVNDLKNIAVDQREILVEFVRTDKSINTIYIDWPQGSPQNPLTMDEIYVKLAHALSIDENELFDILTAGLTSKSVAGLLNIIARI; encoded by the coding sequence ATGACAGAGCAGAAAAATTTGGTTAGTAATACTCGGAAGTTAGCCCAGTTAATTGTAGATTCCAAGTTCCAAATAGACGAATTGAATGTTGCCAAAAAATGCTTTGTGGATTATTTAGCAAGTGCCTATGTTTCTAGAAATGAACCAGCGGTGAAAAGATTATTTGACACACTCAAAAATGCTGGACCGGCTAAGCTTTTAGGTCAAGCTGGTACAGCTAGTAGTGATCATGCCGCATTATTTAATGGATTCGCTGCACATTACAATGATTTCGATGATGTTCAAGCTAATTTTCGCGGCCATCCAAGTGTTGTCATTTATTCAGCTTTGTTAGCTCTTGCTGATGGGACTGAAAGTGCAGATAGATTTTTTGAGGCCTATATTGTAGGTGTGGAAATTGCTGGACAAATTGGATTTCAAGTCAACCCAACACACAAGTTATCTGGGTACCACACAACTGCAACCCTTGGTACGATTGCTGCAGCTGCTAGCCTTCCTTTCTTTAAACGTTTTTCCTTGGGTCAAACTATCGACATTTTATCATTTGCTGCTACACAAGCCGCAGGTCTTGGAATAGAGGCAGGTACTGATACTAAGCCAATGCATGCGGGGTTAGCTGCACAGCGTGCGGTGCAATCCTATCAATTTGTGTCCAGCCAACTTACAACCAATCAAGATGTTTTTAACAATCAAACAGGCTGGGTAAAAATAGTTGTTGGGCAGGAATTAGATTTAGATTTAATAGAATCAACATGGTTAACTCCTGCTCAAATTATCACGCCTGGCATCTGGTTTAAGCGACATCAATTTTGCTCTGCTGCTATGTCTGGGTATGATGCAATCAAACAGGGCTACCTTCAGGGAATTAATATAAAAAACATCAAGCAAGTAATTTTCCATTTTAGACCTTTTGGAGATAAGGTCTTGCGGTATAAGCAACCATTGAATGGGCAAGAAGGAAAGTTTTCAATTGAGTACATTGCGTGGCAAATATTAACCTTTGGGGATGTGAATGACGAACTTTTTGATAGCAGTGTAAGTACAGAAAAGTTTCAAGAGATGAGTTATTTGTTTAAAAGAGTTAATGATTTAAAGAATATAGCTGTTGATCAAAGGGAAATACTAGTTGAGTTCGTGCGTACTGACAAATCTATCAATACAATATATATTGATTGGCCCCAAGGGTCACCACAGAATCCACTAACAATGGATGAGATATATGTCAAATTAGCTCATGCATTGTCGATAGATGAAAATGAATTATTCGATATTTTGACGGCGGGATTGACATCGAAATCGGTAGCAGGATTGCTTAACATTATTGCAAGAATTTAA
- a CDS encoding GNAT family N-acetyltransferase — MITNRFIKKNEVKELQLLLHEAYKSDTQLGINFQAARVTLQQIDEHIENTATFVTEINHTIVATVSVRLPWSKNPGPYAIPHLGWVATHSQFSKQGYATQLIDWVEKEYIQKQLKAPMVSLGTAVEHPWLKRFYTSVGYQPVEMVQKTPDHLTVYMVKVLNRKFDQLESEQLKKYLNKNKTKVRY, encoded by the coding sequence GTGATTACTAATCGATTCATTAAAAAAAATGAAGTAAAAGAATTACAGCTCTTATTACATGAAGCGTATAAGAGTGACACACAACTAGGTATTAATTTTCAAGCGGCAAGAGTTACTTTACAACAGATTGATGAACATATCGAGAACACAGCAACCTTTGTGACAGAGATAAATCATACTATTGTAGCGACGGTATCTGTCAGGTTACCTTGGTCAAAAAATCCAGGTCCGTATGCTATACCTCATCTTGGATGGGTTGCTACTCATAGTCAGTTTTCAAAGCAAGGTTATGCAACACAACTTATTGATTGGGTTGAAAAAGAGTACATTCAAAAACAACTAAAAGCTCCAATGGTTAGTTTAGGAACAGCGGTTGAACATCCTTGGTTAAAAAGATTTTATACTTCAGTTGGTTACCAACCCGTTGAGATGGTACAAAAAACGCCGGATCATTTGACAGTGTATATGGTAAAAGTTTTGAATAGAAAATTTGACCAGTTAGAGTCTGAACAATTGAAGAAATATCTAAATAAAAATAAAACAAAAGTACGTTATTAG
- a CDS encoding amino acid ABC transporter permease, which produces MNFDWHYFVNTFPELVKYIPMTLLLAILSMLLAIVLGGIITLLHFSHYKVIHWFASIYVSFFRGMPALVQLFLIYYGLPQIFPIFKGLPAIIATVIGLGFKQSAYLSEVFRAAVNSVDRGQIEAGQSLNIKSFKIFRYVILPQAFINALPATGNTFVGLLKETSLAFTLGITEVFAEGKMLAGDSFKYFETYLAVGLTYWVLIILYSWAQSGVERVLNTPYS; this is translated from the coding sequence ATGAATTTTGATTGGCATTACTTTGTAAATACATTTCCAGAACTTGTGAAATATATTCCGATGACGCTTTTGTTAGCAATACTATCTATGTTATTAGCGATAGTATTGGGTGGCATAATTACATTACTACACTTTTCGCATTATAAGGTTATTCATTGGTTTGCTTCAATATATGTATCTTTCTTTCGAGGAATGCCAGCTTTGGTGCAGCTATTCTTAATCTATTATGGTTTACCACAAATTTTCCCGATATTTAAAGGGTTGCCTGCCATTATTGCCACTGTTATTGGTCTTGGTTTCAAGCAATCTGCTTACTTATCTGAGGTATTTAGAGCAGCGGTAAATTCTGTTGATAGAGGGCAAATAGAGGCAGGACAGTCACTTAATATCAAAAGTTTTAAAATTTTCCGTTATGTAATTTTACCGCAAGCATTTATCAATGCCTTACCTGCTACGGGTAATACATTTGTTGGTTTGTTAAAAGAAACTTCGTTAGCCTTTACTTTAGGCATAACAGAGGTTTTTGCAGAAGGAAAGATGTTGGCCGGTGATTCATTTAAATATTTTGAAACATATTTAGCGGTCGGTCTTACATATTGGGTGTTAATTATTCTTTATTCATGGGCACAGTCTGGGGTAGAGAGAGTACTGAACACGCCATATAGTTAG
- a CDS encoding amino acid ABC transporter ATP-binding protein — protein sequence MALIEVNNLSVEIKKKKILQEINFSVEKGEVTVLVGPSGSGKTTLLRTLNLLQEPSQGTIKIGGTSIDGRKINKKSTRSLRSESTMVFQQFNLFKNMTVIENVMAPLLLNKLAKWDEAHDIAASVLSEVGLVAFQDKYPSSLSGGQQQRVSIARAIAAKPSVVLLDEPTSALDPELVGSVLKTILALAKQHITMVIVTHEMEFARLIGNQIIFLENGQIVHKGSPDQVLSSNGPKRVNDFVNSVSKNNYL from the coding sequence ATGGCTCTGATTGAAGTAAATAATTTATCTGTTGAAATTAAAAAAAAGAAAATACTGCAGGAAATCAATTTTTCTGTTGAGAAGGGAGAGGTAACGGTTTTGGTTGGACCGAGTGGTTCAGGGAAAACAACGCTCTTACGAACACTAAATCTGTTACAAGAACCTTCTCAAGGTACTATAAAAATTGGTGGAACATCTATTGATGGCCGTAAAATTAACAAAAAATCAACGCGATCCTTACGATCGGAGTCAACAATGGTATTCCAGCAATTTAATCTATTTAAAAATATGACTGTCATTGAGAATGTGATGGCACCCCTATTGTTAAATAAATTGGCTAAGTGGGATGAAGCACATGACATTGCTGCATCAGTTTTATCGGAAGTAGGATTAGTGGCGTTTCAAGATAAGTATCCAAGTTCACTTTCAGGGGGACAGCAGCAGCGCGTTTCAATAGCTCGTGCAATTGCAGCAAAACCATCTGTTGTCTTATTGGATGAGCCAACCTCGGCATTAGATCCTGAATTAGTTGGAAGTGTTTTAAAAACGATACTGGCATTAGCCAAACAGCATATAACAATGGTTATTGTGACACATGAAATGGAATTCGCCCGACTAATCGGAAATCAAATTATTTTCTTAGAAAATGGACAAATTGTCCATAAAGGATCGCCTGATCAAGTCTTGTCAAGCAATGGTCCCAAAAGAGTCAATGATTTTGTAAATTCTGTTTCAAAAAATAATTATTTATAA
- a CDS encoding transporter substrate-binding domain-containing protein, whose translation MKKRNPIISVIIVVVLIAIVAVGGLIYQTNNHKNEAKGDTKQKVLKIGATGTSFPTAYKSKGKLVGFDVDVINAAAKKAGYKVQWVTGEFDGLLGQLDNNKLDTVANDVAITPERKAKYKFSNIYNKEETTVAVNKDSDYNTLNDLEGKTIAGASASNNTKNLQDYNSKIKFKLYDARDVTFQALLAGHVDGVVNTRNNLEALIKAKNYPWKVVKGSAATVNIALPFRKDDSESAKILKKLNPAINKLKEDGTLKKLSEKYFGYDATADLK comes from the coding sequence ATGAAAAAAAGGAACCCAATCATTAGTGTGATTATCGTCGTAGTATTAATTGCTATTGTTGCCGTAGGCGGTTTGATTTATCAAACCAATAACCATAAAAACGAAGCCAAAGGAGATACTAAACAAAAAGTGCTTAAAATTGGCGCGACGGGAACCAGCTTCCCAACAGCATACAAATCAAAAGGAAAATTAGTTGGTTTTGATGTTGACGTAATCAATGCAGCAGCAAAAAAAGCAGGATACAAAGTACAGTGGGTCACTGGTGAATTCGATGGTTTGCTGGGGCAACTAGATAACAATAAGCTTGACACTGTGGCTAATGATGTTGCTATTACACCAGAAAGAAAAGCTAAGTACAAGTTTAGTAATATTTATAACAAAGAAGAAACAACAGTAGCAGTTAACAAAGATTCTGATTATAATACATTAAATGATTTAGAAGGCAAGACAATTGCTGGCGCATCTGCCTCAAACAATACCAAAAATTTGCAAGACTATAATAGTAAAATCAAATTTAAGTTATATGATGCCCGTGACGTCACTTTTCAAGCTTTACTAGCAGGGCACGTTGATGGTGTGGTTAACACACGTAATAATTTAGAGGCGTTAATCAAAGCCAAAAATTACCCTTGGAAGGTTGTGAAAGGGAGTGCAGCAACTGTAAATATTGCCTTGCCTTTCCGTAAAGATGATAGTGAAAGCGCAAAAATATTAAAGAAGCTCAACCCAGCAATCAATAAACTAAAGGAAGATGGGACGTTGAAAAAACTATCCGAAAAATACTTCGGGTATGACGCAACAGCTGATTTAAAGTAA
- a CDS encoding amidohydrolase, giving the protein MAINDKTLEDKLTKVRHQLHQHPELSNQEHQTTLFLNSYLETLGYHIVTPQKLLTGVIAEIGPSESNVIIGLRSDIDALPIAEKTGLNYASVNEGIMHACGHDFHMASLLGAAELLADQANKLTGRVRLIFQPAEEIHVGAQAVAEAGGIKNLNAIIGFHNKPDLKVNEIGILSGGLMAAVDQFKVTFRGQGTHAAMPQLGNDPIVALTSTVNTLQTVVSRKTDPQSPVVVSVTHIDGGSTWNVLPDVAWFEGTVRSFDLASRQLAREQFYQIVNGQAATFGLAVDISWIEGPNVVNNDSELTPIVIEETKQHAKLLTPKPSNAGEDFSYFSQKVPSVFAFIGSAGTTDWHHDDLIIDDRGLLPAARWYFYTANRLLAHFSGTTTNDR; this is encoded by the coding sequence ATGGCAATCAATGACAAAACACTAGAAGATAAATTAACCAAGGTACGCCATCAGCTGCACCAACATCCGGAACTATCTAATCAAGAACACCAGACTACATTGTTTTTAAATAGTTACTTGGAAACTTTAGGTTATCATATTGTAACACCACAAAAATTATTGACTGGTGTGATTGCTGAAATAGGGCCAAGTGAATCAAACGTAATTATTGGATTAAGATCAGATATTGATGCCTTACCAATCGCCGAAAAAACTGGGCTCAATTATGCATCGGTTAATGAAGGTATTATGCATGCTTGCGGGCATGACTTCCATATGGCTTCCTTGTTAGGAGCGGCAGAATTATTAGCTGACCAAGCTAATAAGCTAACCGGCAGGGTTCGATTAATTTTTCAACCCGCAGAAGAAATTCATGTAGGTGCCCAAGCTGTGGCAGAAGCTGGTGGTATTAAAAACTTGAATGCAATTATTGGTTTTCATAATAAGCCGGACCTGAAAGTTAACGAAATTGGCATTCTATCTGGTGGATTGATGGCGGCAGTTGATCAATTTAAAGTTACTTTTCGTGGTCAGGGTACACACGCGGCTATGCCACAGTTAGGGAATGACCCCATTGTTGCTTTAACGAGCACCGTCAATACGCTACAGACCGTTGTTAGCCGTAAAACAGATCCACAAAGTCCAGTTGTTGTTTCTGTTACACATATTGATGGTGGTAGTACATGGAATGTATTACCTGATGTTGCTTGGTTTGAGGGTACGGTTCGAAGTTTTGACCTGGCCAGTCGTCAATTAGCTCGAGAACAATTCTATCAAATTGTTAACGGCCAGGCTGCAACTTTTGGTTTGGCGGTTGATATTTCCTGGATTGAAGGTCCAAACGTTGTTAATAACGATAGTGAGCTGACGCCCATTGTTATAGAAGAAACCAAACAACATGCGAAATTACTCACACCAAAACCATCTAATGCAGGAGAAGATTTTTCGTATTTTAGTCAGAAAGTACCAAGTGTTTTTGCATTTATTGGTAGTGCAGGCACAACTGATTGGCATCATGATGATTTAATTATTGACGACCGTGGTCTGTTGCCAGCTGCTAGATGGTATTTCTACACAGCTAACCGGTTATTAGCACATTTTAGTGGTACAACCACAAATGATAGATAG
- the trxA gene encoding thioredoxin → MVVKAITDEQYQEEVETGVSIVDFWATWCGPCRMQSPVLETVSEDRNDIHFFKVDVDISQETAASLGIRAIPTLVVHKDGKIVERLTGFHNSEQLVNILNKYVD, encoded by the coding sequence ATGGTAGTAAAAGCAATAACTGATGAACAATATCAAGAAGAAGTAGAAACTGGTGTTTCTATCGTTGATTTCTGGGCTACTTGGTGTGGCCCGTGTCGGATGCAGTCACCTGTGTTAGAAACTGTATCTGAAGATAGAAATGATATTCATTTTTTTAAAGTTGACGTAGACATTAGTCAAGAAACAGCTGCTTCGCTTGGCATTCGAGCTATACCTACCTTGGTAGTGCACAAAGACGGGAAAATCGTTGAACGACTAACTGGCTTTCATAATAGCGAACAGCTAGTGAATATTTTAAATAAGTATGTTGATTAA
- a CDS encoding cyclase family protein encodes MTNKLNNILSELKEFQWVDLTHTFGPDSPHFPAFAAAKFETLFTHDDGFFVKQYTFPGQYGTHIDPPVHFEKNQNVYDSDIDLKDFLLPLVVIDKSSEVASNADYILTVEDIKQWEKEHGTIPPKAFVALRTDWSKRWPSQEQFENKDDNLQNHYPGWSLEALKYIYEERQAIANGHETFDTDPAILQPEKGFEGEYYVLSSGHYQIELLANLDQVPATGALISISVPKVEKSPGFPARVFAIVPEEV; translated from the coding sequence ATGACAAACAAATTAAATAACATCTTATCAGAATTGAAAGAATTTCAGTGGGTTGATTTAACCCATACATTTGGGCCTGATAGCCCGCACTTCCCAGCGTTCGCTGCCGCAAAATTTGAAACACTTTTTACACATGATGATGGTTTTTTCGTGAAACAGTATACCTTCCCAGGTCAATATGGTACGCATATTGATCCACCGGTACATTTCGAGAAAAATCAGAATGTATATGACTCAGATATTGATCTGAAAGACTTTTTACTACCGTTAGTAGTCATTGACAAATCAAGTGAAGTAGCAAGTAATGCAGATTATATTTTAACAGTGGAAGATATTAAGCAGTGGGAAAAGGAGCATGGCACCATTCCACCAAAAGCTTTTGTAGCGTTACGAACAGACTGGTCAAAGCGTTGGCCATCACAAGAACAATTTGAAAATAAGGATGATAATTTACAAAATCATTATCCTGGCTGGTCTTTGGAAGCACTTAAATATATTTATGAAGAGCGTCAAGCAATAGCAAATGGACATGAAACTTTCGATACTGACCCTGCCATTTTACAACCAGAAAAAGGGTTTGAAGGTGAATATTATGTATTGAGTAGTGGCCATTATCAAATTGAACTACTGGCTAATTTGGACCAAGTGCCGGCCACGGGCGCTTTAATTTCAATATCAGTGCCGAAAGTTGAAAAATCTCCTGGATTTCCAGCTCGAGTATTTGCCATAGTTCCCGAGGAGGTTTGA